Proteins encoded together in one Aliidongia dinghuensis window:
- a CDS encoding substrate-binding domain-containing protein, which yields MASHVVFKRAAFRILLLGAPLLTLGTAAEAADPLVKACSKTDEFVIGFSQANNAEPYRQHVNDELTAAAKAVPNFKLQIADGAGNVNTQTSQVDNFITQKVDLLLISPFEAAPLTPAVQRAMKAGIPVIELDRKTVGEPGKDYTAFIGGDNYKIALTAGKYTATKLLPSGGQVAVLEGLPSSTPAVERLNGFKAGVKENPKIEVVAEQAADWLPDKAQTAFAAMIQAHPDIKMVYASNDMMAAGARLAAKGAGKEGQIKIIGTDGLPGPAGGIRAVAEGEWAATFTYPTGAKEAIAMAKSILLDCATKVEPVVTVETTAITSENARSLMGK from the coding sequence ATGGCAAGCCACGTCGTATTCAAGCGGGCGGCATTTCGGATCCTTTTGCTCGGCGCGCCGTTGCTCACGCTCGGCACTGCGGCGGAGGCGGCCGATCCCCTGGTCAAGGCCTGCTCCAAGACCGACGAGTTCGTGATCGGTTTTTCCCAGGCGAACAATGCCGAGCCCTATCGCCAGCACGTCAACGACGAGCTGACTGCCGCCGCCAAGGCCGTGCCGAATTTCAAGCTGCAGATCGCCGACGGCGCCGGCAACGTGAACACGCAGACCTCGCAGGTCGACAATTTCATCACCCAGAAGGTCGACCTGCTGCTGATCTCGCCCTTCGAGGCCGCGCCGCTCACGCCGGCTGTTCAGCGTGCCATGAAGGCCGGCATTCCCGTCATCGAGCTCGACCGCAAGACCGTCGGGGAGCCGGGCAAGGATTACACAGCCTTCATCGGCGGCGACAATTACAAGATCGCGCTGACGGCGGGCAAATACACGGCGACGAAGCTGCTGCCGAGCGGCGGGCAGGTCGCCGTTCTGGAGGGTTTGCCCAGTTCGACGCCGGCCGTCGAACGGCTGAACGGCTTCAAGGCTGGCGTTAAGGAGAATCCCAAGATCGAGGTCGTGGCCGAGCAGGCCGCCGACTGGCTACCGGACAAGGCGCAGACGGCCTTCGCCGCCATGATCCAGGCCCATCCGGACATCAAGATGGTCTATGCGAGCAATGACATGATGGCTGCCGGCGCACGGCTCGCGGCAAAGGGTGCCGGCAAGGAAGGGCAGATCAAGATCATCGGCACCGACGGGTTGCCCGGTCCGGCCGGCGGCATCCGGGCTGTCGCCGAGGGAGAATGGGCGGCGACGTTCACCTATCCGACCGGTGCCAAGGAAGCGATCGCCATGGCCAAATCGATCCTCCTCGACTGCGCCACGAAGGTCGAGCCGGTCGTCACCGTGGAAACCACGGCGATTACATCCGAGAACGCAAGGAGTCTGATGGGGAAATAG
- the recF gene encoding DNA replication/repair protein RecF (All proteins in this family for which functions are known are DNA-binding proteins that assist the filamentation of RecA onto DNA for the initiation of recombination or recombinational repair.) codes for MPDGIAGLPSTPVEAAPAACPANGAPVAVLRLDLTDFRSYASARLEVDARAVVLTGPNGAGKTNLLEAVSFLAPGRGLRRARLAEIDRRPELTGGEPDGEDPGGAHPWAVAARLATPDGLVAIGTGRDGSSESGDRRLVRVDGQALKGQAGLAGYLNLVWLTPQMDRLFQEGASPRRRFLDRLVFGYHPDHAERLAAYERALRERAKLLRAGGADPQWLAVLEETLAREGVAIAAARREITERLDAAAARPATMRPATVGQPGAFPAPRLGLDGGIEGWLDEMPALAVEDRLKAELAAHRRLDAEIGGAAVGPHRTDLKVRHAAKGAIAAECSTGEQKALLIAIVLAHARLQTGAKGTAPVLLLDEVAAHLDRTRRRALFDEIEALGSQAWLTGTDRELFAELGGRADFLTVADGMIQHDAPHA; via the coding sequence ATGCCCGACGGTATCGCCGGATTGCCCTCGACTCCGGTCGAGGCCGCTCCCGCCGCGTGTCCTGCGAACGGCGCGCCGGTGGCTGTGCTCAGGCTCGACCTCACCGATTTCCGCTCATACGCGTCGGCCCGGCTCGAGGTCGATGCGCGGGCGGTCGTGCTGACCGGCCCGAACGGCGCCGGCAAGACCAATCTGCTCGAAGCAGTCTCGTTCCTGGCGCCGGGGCGCGGGCTGCGCCGGGCGCGTCTGGCCGAGATCGACCGGCGGCCGGAACTCACCGGGGGCGAACCGGACGGCGAGGATCCAGGTGGCGCGCATCCCTGGGCGGTCGCGGCCCGGCTCGCGACGCCGGACGGGCTGGTCGCGATTGGTACCGGGCGCGACGGCTCGAGCGAGTCGGGCGACCGGCGCCTCGTCCGGGTCGACGGCCAGGCGCTCAAGGGGCAGGCCGGGCTCGCGGGTTATCTCAATCTCGTCTGGCTGACGCCGCAGATGGACCGGCTGTTCCAGGAAGGGGCGTCGCCGCGCCGCCGCTTCCTCGACCGGCTGGTGTTCGGCTATCACCCGGACCATGCCGAGCGCCTCGCCGCCTATGAGCGGGCGCTGCGCGAACGGGCGAAGCTGTTGCGCGCCGGCGGGGCCGATCCGCAATGGCTCGCCGTGCTGGAGGAGACGCTGGCACGCGAGGGCGTCGCCATCGCGGCCGCCCGCCGCGAGATCACGGAACGGCTCGATGCCGCCGCGGCCCGGCCTGCCACGATGCGCCCGGCGACCGTCGGTCAGCCGGGCGCCTTCCCGGCGCCGCGGCTCGGGCTCGACGGCGGCATCGAGGGCTGGCTCGACGAGATGCCGGCGCTCGCTGTCGAGGATCGGCTCAAGGCGGAGCTCGCGGCCCACCGCCGGCTCGATGCCGAGATCGGCGGGGCTGCGGTCGGCCCGCACCGCACCGACCTCAAGGTGCGCCACGCGGCCAAGGGCGCCATCGCGGCCGAATGCTCGACCGGCGAGCAGAAGGCGCTGCTGATCGCGATCGTGCTGGCCCATGCGCGGTTGCAGACCGGGGCCAAGGGCACGGCGCCGGTCCTGCTGCTCGACGAGGTTGCGGCCCATCTCGACCGGACGCGCCGGCGGGCCTTGTTCGATGAGATCGAGGCGCTGGGCAGCCAGGCGTGGCTGACCGGCACCGACCGCGAGCTGTTCGCCGAGCTCGGCGGCCGCGCCGACTTCCTGACCGTCGCCGACGGCATGATCCAGCATGATGCGCCTCATGCCTGA
- a CDS encoding amidase: protein MSKEIIFFDATKLAELIRTQEVSPVEVVQAHLDRIDAVNPKINAIVTVADGVLKAAKAAEAAVLAGEELGPLHGVPFTVKDSIDTAGVLTQRGSPIFKGRVPDTDATSVARMRKAGGILLAKTNLPEFSYWIESDNLLSGRSNNPWDLERTPGGSSGGESAAIAAGMSPIGLGTDLAISVRGPAAQTGIVSLKATHGRVPMTGIWPRVPRRFWHVGPMARTVRDLVLAFSQLAGPDGLDAFATSTVQFDAGAGRSPHRQLRVGWLVEPGFGPVDPEVAATVKAAAEALKGVGCFVEPVRIPALERDFALDVFNRLHVMEMKPAFAEATAGRSQDELYKMAKTMLALPDTSMEDYIDAEQAAERLRDGYADYFTRYDALLTPVLPLPAHKHGQTEFTINGQTVDATYLQGATVPLNVTGLPGLSMRFGTSKEGLPINVQFVGKWLAESTILHLASLLEGVSPVRNLHPDLR from the coding sequence ATGAGCAAAGAGATCATCTTTTTCGACGCGACCAAGCTGGCCGAACTGATCCGCACCCAGGAGGTCTCGCCGGTCGAGGTCGTGCAGGCGCACCTCGATCGCATCGATGCGGTGAACCCCAAGATCAACGCGATCGTCACAGTCGCCGACGGCGTGCTCAAAGCCGCGAAGGCGGCGGAGGCAGCGGTGCTGGCGGGCGAGGAGCTCGGCCCGCTGCACGGCGTCCCCTTCACGGTGAAGGATTCGATCGATACCGCAGGGGTGCTGACCCAGCGTGGTTCGCCGATCTTCAAGGGGCGCGTTCCCGACACCGACGCGACCAGCGTGGCGCGCATGAGGAAGGCGGGCGGTATCCTGCTCGCGAAGACGAACCTTCCCGAATTCTCCTACTGGATCGAAAGCGACAATCTGCTCAGCGGCAGGTCGAACAACCCCTGGGATCTCGAGCGCACGCCGGGCGGCTCGAGCGGCGGTGAATCGGCGGCGATCGCCGCGGGCATGTCGCCGATCGGTCTTGGCACCGATCTCGCCATCTCGGTGCGCGGACCGGCGGCGCAAACCGGCATCGTCTCCCTCAAGGCGACGCATGGTCGCGTGCCGATGACGGGCATCTGGCCGCGCGTGCCGCGTCGCTTCTGGCATGTGGGTCCGATGGCGCGCACTGTCCGCGACCTGGTGCTCGCGTTCTCGCAACTCGCCGGACCTGACGGCCTGGATGCCTTCGCCACGAGTACCGTCCAGTTCGATGCCGGAGCCGGGCGCTCGCCCCATCGTCAGCTCCGGGTAGGCTGGCTGGTCGAGCCCGGCTTCGGGCCGGTGGACCCCGAGGTCGCTGCTACGGTGAAGGCGGCCGCCGAGGCGCTCAAGGGCGTCGGCTGTTTCGTGGAGCCGGTGCGCATCCCGGCGCTCGAACGCGACTTCGCCCTCGACGTGTTCAACAGACTTCACGTGATGGAAATGAAGCCCGCGTTCGCGGAAGCCACCGCCGGACGCAGCCAGGACGAGCTCTACAAGATGGCCAAGACCATGCTCGCGCTGCCCGACACGTCGATGGAGGACTACATCGACGCCGAGCAGGCGGCGGAGCGGCTGCGGGACGGTTATGCCGACTACTTCACGCGCTACGACGCGCTGCTCACTCCAGTGCTGCCGCTGCCGGCCCACAAGCATGGCCAAACGGAGTTCACCATCAACGGCCAGACCGTGGACGCCACCTATCTCCAGGGTGCGACCGTGCCGCTCAACGTCACCGGGCTTCCCGGCCTGTCGATGCGGTTCGGCACGAGCAAGGAAGGGCTGCCGATCAACGTGCAGTTCGTCGGCAAGTGGCTGGCGGAGTCCACGATCCTGCACCTGGCTTCGCTGCTGGAAGGAGTGAGCCCGGTTCGCAACCTCCACCCGGACCTCCGATGA
- a CDS encoding TetR/AcrR family transcriptional regulator: MSINSKEAILAAARQSAQAHGYGGLNFRDLAEEVGIKAASIYHHFPSKADLGAAVARRYWEDTMGDLDAMLMETSDPVGCLRRYPQIFRRSLESGNRLCLCSFMSAEYDDLPDPVKKEVQAFADVNVAWLSKVLSAAGVVGPEESEQRARAIFSAVAGAQLMARSRADISLFDALIESYRVVGLLLA; this comes from the coding sequence ATGAGCATAAACTCCAAGGAAGCGATCCTGGCGGCCGCCAGACAGAGTGCGCAGGCGCACGGCTACGGCGGGCTGAATTTTCGCGATCTCGCCGAGGAGGTCGGTATCAAGGCCGCGAGCATCTACCATCATTTCCCGAGCAAGGCCGACCTCGGCGCAGCGGTGGCGCGGCGCTATTGGGAGGACACAATGGGCGATCTCGACGCCATGCTGATGGAAACATCCGATCCGGTCGGCTGTTTGCGCCGGTACCCGCAAATTTTTCGTAGGTCGCTTGAGAGCGGGAATCGGCTTTGCCTCTGCAGTTTCATGTCTGCCGAATACGACGACCTTCCGGACCCGGTGAAAAAGGAGGTCCAGGCCTTTGCTGATGTGAACGTGGCTTGGCTGAGCAAGGTGCTTTCCGCTGCCGGCGTGGTCGGTCCCGAGGAAAGCGAACAACGGGCTCGCGCCATTTTCTCTGCCGTCGCCGGCGCTCAGCTCATGGCGAGGAGTCGCGCGGACATCTCGCTGTTTGACGCGTTGATCGAAAGCTATCGCGTGGTGGGGCTTCTGTTGGCGTAG
- a CDS encoding ABC transporter permease — MSSLPTTEQQTPARDKSAAKRRDPLALLVRFQSLIGLVIVAIGGIIFSPRRHGEILFLAPDNIANIVRAVSETGIIAIGMTFVIVTAGIDLSVGALLGLSSVVTATMMINGGFGLAPTIFLVLLAGIAFGAIQGTISTRFRLEAFIVTLAGLQAARGLALVVSGNQYINISYGDGPGLAPPVFAILGERLFDNVVPVATIVFVGFAAVATLVLNTTRFGRYVFAVGGNERAARLSGVPVTGVKIAVYAITGFASALAGIVHAGQFNFGSANDGAGYELTAIAAVVIGGTSLFGGAGSMIGTVAGTIMLGALANVLQLNNITPALQLLSTAAIIVLAAVLQSLVRRREGLLR; from the coding sequence ATGTCCAGCTTGCCTACCACCGAACAACAGACGCCGGCGCGCGACAAGTCGGCGGCGAAACGGCGCGATCCCCTGGCGCTGCTGGTGCGGTTCCAGAGCCTGATCGGCCTCGTCATCGTCGCGATCGGCGGGATCATCTTTTCGCCGCGCCGGCACGGTGAAATTCTCTTTCTGGCGCCCGACAACATCGCCAACATCGTGCGCGCCGTGTCCGAGACCGGCATCATCGCCATCGGCATGACCTTCGTCATCGTCACGGCCGGGATCGATCTGTCGGTTGGCGCGCTCCTGGGCCTGTCCAGCGTCGTCACGGCGACCATGATGATCAACGGCGGCTTCGGGCTGGCGCCGACGATTTTCCTGGTCTTGCTGGCGGGAATCGCGTTCGGCGCCATCCAGGGCACGATCTCGACGCGGTTCCGGCTCGAGGCTTTCATCGTGACGCTGGCCGGCCTGCAGGCGGCCCGCGGACTGGCTCTCGTCGTCTCGGGCAACCAGTACATCAACATTTCCTATGGCGACGGACCGGGCCTCGCCCCGCCGGTCTTCGCCATCCTGGGCGAACGCCTGTTCGACAATGTCGTGCCGGTCGCGACCATCGTGTTCGTGGGTTTCGCGGCCGTCGCCACTCTCGTGCTCAACACGACCCGCTTTGGCCGCTACGTCTTTGCGGTCGGCGGCAACGAGCGCGCGGCGCGTCTCTCCGGCGTGCCGGTCACGGGTGTCAAGATCGCTGTCTATGCCATTACCGGCTTCGCCTCGGCGCTCGCCGGGATCGTGCATGCGGGCCAGTTCAATTTCGGCAGCGCCAACGACGGCGCCGGTTACGAGCTGACGGCGATCGCGGCGGTGGTGATCGGCGGCACCAGCCTGTTCGGCGGCGCGGGCTCGATGATCGGGACCGTCGCCGGCACGATCATGCTGGGCGCGCTCGCCAATGTCCTGCAGCTCAACAACATCACGCCGGCCCTGCAATTGCTCTCGACGGCCGCAATCATCGTGCTTGCGGCCGTGCTGCAATCCCTCGTCCGTCGTCGCGAGGGATTGCTCCGCTGA
- a CDS encoding LacI family DNA-binding transcriptional regulator, whose amino-acid sequence MTTLAEVARMAGVSVSTASHVVNGTRYVSPGKAKLVNDAIAAVGYFPNTLARSLKLASTSSVGLAISALSNPYFSDIICAVEAECARLGLMVFLSDTQDDPEKEIAVIRALHQRRVDGIIFAPSAAPGPALDYLAERGVPCVLIDRMADPRFDQIGVDNFKAMQALVHHVVSLGHRNIGFVAGQPGFATTVERIAGFHAALQAVGIRVRPDAVVTGTATTASAAAATYRLLSQALPPSVIITGNNLATIGVMRAVRELGLAVPDDLSLVGIDDFEWADFFEPRLTLVEQPCNELGRQAAALLVERIASPNGIRRSVRLEPTLRLRASCRSLV is encoded by the coding sequence ATGACGACCCTCGCTGAAGTTGCGCGGATGGCGGGCGTCTCCGTCTCGACGGCCTCTCATGTCGTAAACGGAACGCGCTATGTTTCGCCGGGCAAAGCCAAGCTGGTGAACGACGCGATCGCGGCGGTCGGCTATTTCCCGAACACGCTGGCGCGCTCTCTGAAACTGGCTTCGACCAGCAGCGTCGGCTTGGCGATTTCCGCGCTGTCCAATCCCTATTTCAGCGACATCATCTGCGCGGTCGAAGCGGAATGCGCCCGGCTCGGGCTCATGGTGTTCCTCTCCGACACGCAGGACGATCCGGAGAAGGAGATCGCGGTCATCCGCGCCCTGCACCAGCGACGGGTCGACGGCATCATCTTTGCCCCGTCCGCCGCTCCGGGACCGGCTCTCGACTATCTGGCCGAGCGCGGCGTGCCCTGCGTCCTCATCGACCGGATGGCCGATCCGCGCTTCGACCAGATCGGGGTCGACAATTTCAAGGCGATGCAGGCGCTCGTCCATCACGTCGTTTCGCTCGGGCACCGGAATATCGGGTTTGTGGCCGGCCAGCCCGGATTTGCCACGACCGTCGAGCGCATCGCGGGGTTCCACGCAGCCCTCCAGGCCGTAGGCATCCGCGTCAGGCCGGATGCCGTCGTGACGGGCACTGCGACGACGGCCTCAGCGGCCGCAGCCACCTATCGTTTGCTGTCGCAGGCACTGCCACCTTCGGTGATCATCACCGGCAACAACTTGGCGACGATCGGCGTCATGCGGGCGGTGCGGGAACTGGGTCTCGCCGTGCCGGACGACCTGTCGCTGGTCGGCATCGACGATTTCGAATGGGCCGATTTCTTCGAGCCTCGGCTCACGCTCGTCGAGCAGCCCTGCAACGAGCTCGGACGCCAGGCCGCGGCCCTGCTGGTGGAACGGATCGCATCACCGAACGGCATCCGCCGGTCCGTGCGATTGGAGCCGACCCTGCGCCTGCGCGCATCGTGCCGGAGCCTGGTATGA
- a CDS encoding sugar ABC transporter ATP-binding protein, with translation MTEPGTTEPGMRPPLLAMKGVTKHFGGVQALRGVDFELNSGEIHALLGENGAGKSTLMNILSGVHAPDAGTLMIDGTPVRLANPREAQAAGIATIFQELDLVPSLDVAANLFLGREILRPGGFLDVAAMRREARKRLASIELDIDVERLVGDLSIGHRQVVAIVKALAYASRALVMDEPTAALTVGEVDRLFAIMRRLSANGVGIVYISHRLEEVPQIADRVTVMRDGRIVGVTKPDAPQSELVSLLVGRPADELYPVRATAIGRRLLHLKDAGFRPARRRAGWQCPEAISLDVHAGEIVGLAGVMGAGRTELLSALYGTGLAGAWFGTVEIDGRPAHLRSIRAARKAGIAFVTDDRRGSGLMLRMSVGRNLVMSVLERVSPGGLMSAAREALAVAQSLGQFDIRPRNPAIAVGALSGGNQQKVVLAKEILGNPRLLLLDEPTRGVDVGAKAEIYARLAALAAQGLGILVASSEMPELIGLCDRIVVLREGRNVAEFRGKVDEHTVLAAANGKAA, from the coding sequence ATGACAGAGCCCGGCACGACCGAGCCTGGCATGAGGCCGCCGCTGCTTGCGATGAAGGGCGTGACCAAGCATTTCGGCGGGGTTCAGGCGCTGCGCGGCGTCGATTTCGAACTGAACAGTGGCGAGATCCATGCGCTGCTGGGCGAGAACGGCGCCGGCAAATCGACCTTGATGAACATCCTGTCCGGTGTGCACGCGCCCGATGCGGGCACGCTGATGATCGATGGCACGCCGGTGCGGCTCGCCAACCCGCGTGAGGCCCAGGCCGCCGGCATCGCGACCATCTTCCAGGAACTCGACCTCGTCCCGAGCCTCGACGTCGCCGCCAACCTGTTCCTCGGTCGCGAGATCCTGCGGCCGGGCGGATTTCTCGATGTCGCGGCCATGCGCCGGGAGGCGCGCAAACGGCTGGCCTCGATCGAGCTCGACATCGATGTCGAACGCCTGGTCGGAGACCTGTCGATCGGCCATCGCCAGGTCGTCGCGATCGTCAAGGCTCTCGCCTATGCCTCGCGCGCGCTTGTCATGGATGAGCCCACGGCGGCGCTGACGGTCGGCGAAGTGGACAGATTGTTCGCGATCATGCGCCGGCTCAGCGCCAACGGGGTCGGCATCGTCTATATCTCTCACCGGCTGGAGGAAGTGCCGCAGATCGCCGACCGGGTCACGGTCATGCGCGATGGGCGGATCGTCGGCGTCACGAAACCGGACGCGCCCCAGAGCGAGCTGGTCAGCCTCCTGGTCGGGCGGCCGGCAGACGAGCTCTACCCCGTGCGGGCGACGGCCATCGGGCGCCGGCTGCTGCATCTCAAGGATGCCGGGTTCCGGCCTGCCCGGCGCCGTGCCGGCTGGCAGTGCCCCGAGGCGATCTCGCTCGATGTTCATGCCGGCGAGATCGTCGGTCTCGCCGGCGTCATGGGCGCCGGGCGGACCGAATTGCTGTCGGCACTCTACGGCACCGGGCTCGCCGGGGCGTGGTTCGGCACGGTCGAGATCGACGGCCGCCCGGCCCATCTCAGGTCCATTCGCGCGGCGCGCAAGGCCGGCATCGCCTTCGTCACCGACGATCGGCGCGGCAGCGGCCTCATGCTGCGCATGAGCGTCGGCCGGAATCTCGTCATGTCGGTCCTGGAGCGCGTCTCCCCGGGCGGCTTGATGTCGGCGGCGCGCGAAGCGCTGGCGGTGGCCCAGTCGCTCGGGCAATTCGACATCCGCCCACGGAATCCGGCGATCGCCGTCGGCGCGTTGTCCGGCGGCAATCAGCAGAAGGTGGTCCTGGCCAAGGAAATCCTCGGCAATCCGCGCCTGCTGCTGCTCGATGAACCGACGCGCGGCGTCGATGTCGGCGCCAAGGCGGAAATCTACGCGCGGCTCGCAGCCCTCGCGGCGCAAGGCCTCGGCATCCTCGTCGCGTCGAGCGAAATGCCCGAGCTGATCGGCCTCTGCGACCGCATCGTCGTGCTGCGCGAAGGCCGGAACGTGGCGGAATTCCGCGGCAAGGTCGACGAGCACACCGTGCTCGCCGCAGCAAATGGGAAGGCCGCCTGA
- the gyrB gene encoding DNA topoisomerase (ATP-hydrolyzing) subunit B, with the protein MSEPVPHQDPSAEQYGADQIKVLRGLDAVRKRPGMYIGDTDDGSGLHHMVYEVVDNAIDEALAGWCDTVEVTLNPEGSVTVRDNGRGIPTDVHKEEGVSAAEVIMTQLHAGGKFDQNSYKVSGGLHGVGVSVVNALSSRLDLRIWRGGQEHAMSFEHGDAVSPLEIVGQAPMMPADSKRAGEPRTGTEVTFLPSTETFTKTEFDYATLEHRLRELAFLNSGVTLVLTDARTAEPKAVTMFYEGGLEAFVAYLDKAKQPLHTPAIVVAGERDGITVEVAMQWTDSYHESMLCFTNNIPQRDGGTHLAGFRGALTRTINAYALESGIAKKEKVALTGDDAREGLTCVLSVKVPDPKFSSQTKDKLVSSEVRPVVEAIVGDKLQQWFEEHPADAKRVIAKAVEAAAAREAARKARELTRRKGALDFANLPGKLADCQERDPAQSEIFLVEGDSAGGSAKQGRNRKFQAILPLRGKILNVERARFDKMLSSQEIGTLITALGTGIGPDDFNAEKTRYHKIIIMTDADVDGSHIRTLLLTFFFRQMREVVDRGYLYIAQPPLYRAKRGSSQAVYLKDDAALDEYSITSGLNGAVLVQADGQQRGGNDLRDLVDRARACRSWVEPLARKIGSKDLVEQAAMAGLFAPGAFSDPEQAAKAAAETARRLGQLAEEGEEPWAAAVVEGEGVGFSRVVRGLQQRFVIDPISAKSQEARRLDEQRPYLLGTFAAPATLQARDTETRIPGPTKLLDTVVEFGRKGVEVQRYKGLGEMNPDQLWETTLDPNARALLQVKVSHEDSAEEAFSTLMGDIVEPRRDFIQSNALNVSNLDV; encoded by the coding sequence ATGAGTGAGCCCGTTCCCCATCAAGACCCGTCGGCCGAGCAGTACGGCGCAGACCAGATCAAGGTGCTGCGCGGCCTCGACGCGGTGCGCAAGCGGCCGGGCATGTATATCGGCGACACCGACGACGGCTCGGGCCTGCACCACATGGTCTACGAGGTTGTTGACAATGCGATCGACGAGGCGCTCGCCGGCTGGTGCGACACGGTTGAGGTGACGCTCAATCCCGAGGGCTCGGTGACCGTGCGCGACAACGGCCGCGGCATCCCGACCGACGTGCACAAGGAGGAGGGCGTGTCGGCCGCCGAGGTCATCATGACCCAGCTCCATGCCGGCGGTAAGTTCGACCAGAATTCCTACAAGGTGTCGGGCGGCCTGCACGGCGTCGGCGTGTCGGTGGTGAACGCGCTGTCGAGCCGGCTCGACCTGCGCATCTGGCGCGGCGGGCAGGAGCACGCCATGAGCTTCGAGCACGGCGATGCGGTCTCGCCGCTCGAGATCGTGGGCCAGGCGCCGATGATGCCGGCCGACAGCAAGCGCGCCGGCGAGCCGCGCACCGGCACGGAGGTGACGTTCCTGCCGTCGACCGAGACCTTCACCAAGACCGAGTTCGACTACGCGACCCTGGAGCACCGCCTGCGCGAGCTCGCGTTCCTCAATTCCGGTGTCACGCTCGTGCTGACCGATGCGCGCACGGCCGAGCCCAAGGCCGTCACCATGTTCTACGAGGGCGGGCTCGAGGCGTTTGTCGCCTATCTCGACAAGGCGAAGCAGCCGCTGCATACGCCGGCGATCGTGGTCGCGGGCGAGCGCGACGGCATCACGGTCGAGGTTGCGATGCAATGGACCGACTCCTACCACGAGTCGATGCTGTGCTTTACCAACAACATCCCGCAGCGCGACGGCGGCACGCATCTCGCGGGCTTCCGCGGTGCCTTGACCCGCACCATCAACGCCTATGCGCTCGAAAGCGGCATCGCGAAGAAGGAGAAGGTGGCGCTGACCGGCGACGATGCGCGCGAGGGGCTCACCTGCGTGCTTTCGGTCAAGGTGCCGGACCCGAAATTCTCGTCGCAGACCAAGGACAAGCTGGTCTCGTCCGAGGTGCGCCCGGTGGTCGAGGCGATCGTCGGCGACAAGCTGCAGCAATGGTTCGAGGAGCATCCGGCCGACGCGAAGCGCGTCATCGCCAAGGCGGTCGAGGCGGCGGCCGCGCGCGAGGCGGCCCGGAAGGCGCGCGAGCTCACCCGGCGCAAGGGCGCGCTCGACTTCGCCAACCTGCCGGGCAAGCTCGCCGACTGCCAGGAGCGCGATCCGGCGCAGTCCGAGATCTTCCTGGTCGAGGGCGACAGCGCCGGCGGCTCGGCAAAGCAGGGCCGCAACCGCAAGTTCCAGGCGATCCTGCCGCTCCGGGGCAAGATCCTGAATGTCGAGCGTGCGCGCTTCGACAAGATGCTGTCGAGCCAGGAGATCGGCACGCTTATCACGGCACTCGGCACCGGTATCGGGCCTGACGATTTCAATGCCGAAAAGACGCGCTATCACAAGATCATCATCATGACGGACGCCGATGTGGACGGCAGCCACATCCGCACGCTTCTCCTGACCTTCTTCTTCCGCCAGATGCGCGAGGTCGTCGACCGCGGCTATCTCTACATCGCCCAGCCGCCGCTCTATCGGGCGAAGCGCGGTTCGTCGCAGGCGGTCTATCTGAAGGACGACGCGGCGCTCGACGAATATTCAATCACCTCCGGCTTGAACGGCGCGGTGCTGGTGCAGGCCGACGGCCAGCAGCGCGGCGGCAACGACCTGCGCGATCTCGTCGACCGGGCCAGGGCCTGCCGCAGCTGGGTCGAGCCGCTCGCGCGCAAGATCGGCAGCAAGGACCTGGTCGAGCAGGCGGCCATGGCCGGCCTGTTCGCGCCTGGCGCGTTCTCCGATCCGGAGCAGGCGGCCAAGGCCGCGGCCGAGACCGCGCGCCGTCTGGGTCAGCTTGCCGAGGAGGGCGAGGAACCCTGGGCAGCCGCGGTCGTCGAGGGCGAGGGCGTCGGCTTCAGCCGCGTCGTGCGCGGGCTGCAGCAGCGCTTCGTGATCGACCCGATCTCGGCCAAGAGCCAGGAAGCCCGCCGGCTCGACGAGCAGCGGCCTTATCTCCTGGGCACCTTCGCGGCACCCGCGACACTGCAGGCGCGCGACACGGAGACCAGGATCCCGGGCCCGACCAAGCTGCTCGACACGGTCGTCGAGTTCGGCCGCAAGGGCGTCGAGGTCCAGCGCTACAAAGGCTTGGGCGAAATGAACCCGGACCAGCTCTGGGAAACGACGCTCGACCCGAACGCACGCGCGCTGCTGCAGGTCAAGGTCAGCCACGAGGATTCGGCTGAGGAGGCGTTCTCCACGCTGATGGGCGACATCGTCGAGCCCCGGCGCGACTTCATCCAGTCGAACGCGCTCAACGTGTCGAACCTGGACGTTTGA